The DNA region CGCACCGGCTGGCGCGACACCCCGAGGTGGCCGGCCAGTTCGCTCTCCACGAGATGCCGGCCGGGGCCGAGCGCCCGCGTGGTGATCAGCTCGAGCAGCGCCTCGTAGACGCGCTCGCGCAGAGGACCGGGCCGCTCCAGCTTCGGCACCGTTCCTTGCGGCAGTCCTGCGGACAACATCGCGGTCCCCCTCCGGGCGCCGGGCAATTGCCTATCGTCTACAGTCTACCGAGCACAATGCCCTGGCGGGGCATGCTCAGGGGATACGAATCACTTGACCGGCGTACGAGAGGTTCCCGCCGAAGCCGAAGAGCAGGGCGGGAGCGCCGCTCTCGACCTCACCCCGCTCGACCAGCTTGGACAGTGCCATGGGGATCGACGCGGCCGAGGTGTTGCCGGAGTCCACCACGTCCCGGGCGATGACCGCGTTGACCGCTCCGATCCTCCTGGCGACGGGTTCGATGATCCGCAGGTTGGCCTGGTGCAACACGACGGCGGCGAGCTCCTCGGGAGTGACACCGGCCCGCTCGCAGACCGTGCGGGCGATGGGCGGCAACTGCGTCGTGGCCCAGCGGTAGACGGACTGCCCCTCCTGCGCGAAGCGCGGGGGGGTGCCCTCGATCCGCACGGCGTTGCCCATGCCGGGGACCGAGCCCCACAGGACGGGGCCGATCCCGGGCCGGCCGCCCGCGTCCGGGTCGGCGGTGACGACGGCGGCGCCCGCTCCGTCCCCCATCAGGACGCAGGTGGAGCGGTCGGTCCAGTCGACGATGTCGCCCATCTTGTCGGCGCCGATGACGAGGGCGCGGCTCGCGGCACCGGCCCGGATCGCGTGGTCGGCGGTGGCCAGCGCATGGGTGAAGCCGGAGCAGACGACGTTGATGTCCATCACGGCCGGCGAGCCCATGCCCAGGCGTGCGGCGACCCGGGCCGACATGCTCGGCGACCGGTCGATCGCCGTGGACGTGGCGACGAGAACCAGATCGATGTCGGCGGGCTGCAGTCCGGCCGTCGCGAGCGCCTTGGCCGCCGCGTGCGCCGCCAGCTCGTCGACCGGCTCGTCGGGACCGCCCAAGTGCCGGGTCCTGATGCCGACACGACTGGTGATCCACTCGTCGCTGGTGTCGACCATGGCCGCCAGGTCGTGGTTGGTGAGGACCTTGGCGGGCTGGTAGTGGCCGAGCGCCACGACACGTGAGCCGGTCATGTACGGGTTCCCCTCGCTACGAATGGCAGGAGTTCACCAGTCTTGGTTGCTACCGATCGGTACAGAGGCATGTAACCCGACAGGAATCCGGCCCCAGCCTTGGAGCGTCTCGAACAGCCCCGCGGGAACTTCTGGCGAGACTCCGGGAACGACGCGAGAAGGGCACCCGCTGTCACGAGTATTGACCCGCTTCGAAGGCATACTGTAGACAATATTCTGTCGACTTGACACCCTCGCTCGGTCCTCTCACCGAACGGAGAGCCCTGTGAAAGTCGCAGTTGTCGGCGCCGGTGCCATCGGTGCCTATGTCGGGGCCGCGCTGCACCGCGCCGGCGCCGAGGTCCACCTCATCGCCCGGGGTCCGCACCTGGCGGCCATGCGCCGCGACGGCGTGCGTGTGCTCAGCCCGCGCGGCGACTTCACCGCCCGGCCCGCCGCCACCGACGACCCGTCGGACGTCGGGCCCGTCGACTACGTCTTCCTCGGCCTCAAGGCCAACTCGTACGCACGCTCGGGCCCTCTGGTCCATCCGCTGATGCACGAGCGCACCGCCGTGGTCGCGGCACAGAACGGCATCCCCTGGTGGTACTTCCACGGCCTGCCCGGGCCCTACACCGGGCGCCGCCTCGACAGCGTCGACCCGGCGGGCTCGGTGAGCGCCACCCTGCCGCCGGAACGCGCCATCGGCTGCGTCGTCTACGCCGCCACGGAGATCGAGGCACCCGGCGTCGTACGCCACCTCGAAGGCACCCGGTTCTCCATCGGCGAGCCGGACCGCTCGGTGTCCACCCGCTGCCTGGACTTCAGCGAGGCCATGGTCGCGGGCGGGCTCAAGTGCCCCGTCGAACCCGACCTGCGCGACGACATCTGGATCAAGCTGCTCGGCAACATCTCCTTCAACCCGATCAGCGCGCTGGCCCGGGCCACCATGGGCCAGATCTGCCGCCACCCGGACACCCGCGCACTCGTGGAGTCGATGATGCGCGAGACCCTCACGGTGGCGGCCGCCGTCGGCTGCCACCCGCAGATCTCCGTGGAGCGGCGCATCGCGGGCGCGGAGCGCGTCGGTGACCACAAGACCTCGACCCTCCAGGACCTGGAGAAGGGCAAGCCCCTCGAACTCGACGTGCTGCTCGCGGCCGTCGTCGAGCTGGCCACGCTGGCCGAAACACCCGTCCCGACGCTGCGCGCCGTGCACGCACTCGCCGATCTCCTCGCCACCACCTCATCCTCGGCCCCAGCAGGGAGCGCGCCATGAACAGCGACCGCACGGGCGGCCCGAACCGCAAGGGCCGCCGCCCCAAGACGTACGAACGCCTCACCCACCCCCTCGTCCGGGGAAGCGACGGCGTGCTGCGCCGCGCGAGCTGGGAGGAGGCACTGGACCGGGCCGCTGCCGGGTTCCGGCGGACCCGGGACGCATACGGTCCCGACGCCTTCGCGATGCTGTCCTGCGCCCGTGCCACCAACGAGATGAACTACGTGGCACAGAAGTTCACCCGCGTCGTCATGGGCACCAACAACGTCGACTCCTGCAACCGCACCTGCCACGCACCCAGCGTCGCCGGCCTCTCCGCCGCCTTCGGTTCCGGCGGCGGAACCTCCTCGTACGAGGAGGTCGAGCACACCGACCTGATCGTGATGTGGGGATCCAACGCCCGCCTCGCGCACCCGATCTTCTTCCAGCACGTGCTGAAGGGCATCCGCAACGGGGCCCGGATGCACGCCGTCGACCCGCGTCGCACCTCGACCGCCGAGTGGGCGGAGAGCTGGCTCGGCCTCGATGTCGGCACCGACATCCCGCTGGCCCACGCCATCGGCCGCGAGATCATCCACGCGGGCCTGGTCAACCAGGCGTTCGTGCGGCGCGCGACCACCGGGTACGAGGAGTACGCCGCGCTCGTCGAGCCCTGGACCCTCACCGCCACCGAGAAGGTGACCGGCGTGCCGGCCCGGGCGATCCGGGAGCTCGCCCACGCCTACGCCACGGCCGAACGGGCCCAGCTGTGCTGGACGCTGGGCATCACCGAACACCACAACGGAATCGACAACGTCCGGGCGCTGATCAACCTCTCCCTGCTCACCGGACACGTCGGCCGGTACGGCTCCGGCGTCCAGCCCCTGCGCGGGCAGAACAACGTGCAGGGAGGTGGCGACATGGGCGCCATCCCCAACAAGCTGCCCGGCTTCCAGGACATCCTCGACACGCCGTCGCGGCAGAAGTTCGAGCGTTCCTGGGACGCGGTCATCCAGCCCCGGTACGGCAAGACGCTGACCGAGATGTTCGAGGCGATGGAGACGGGCGAACTGCGCGCCGTCTACTGCATCGGGGAGAATCCGGCACAGTCGGAGGCCGACAGCGACCAGGCGATACGCCGGCTGACGTCCCTCGACCACCTCGTGGTGCAGGACATCTTCCTGACGAGGACCGCCGGGCTGGCCGACGTCGTCCTGCCCGCCACGGCCGCCTGGGCGGAGACGGACGGCACGACGACCAACAGCGAACGGCGGGTGCAGCGGGTACGGGCCGCACTCGTGCCGCCCGGCGAGGCCCGCGAGGACATCGACATCATCTGCGCCATGGCCGGGCGCCTGGGCCACGCATGGAAGTTCGAGGGCGCCGAGGCCGTGTGGAACGAGCTGCGCTCCCTGTCCCCCGACCACTTCGGGATGACGTACGAGCGGCTGGCCGAGCACCAGGGGCTGCAGTGGCCCTGTCCCGATACCGAGGAGCTGCCGTCCAGCTTCCTGCACGCCCGGCTCTGGGAGACCGATCCGGTGCGGCGCGGTCCGGCCGCGCCCTTCGGCCTGGTGCGGCACGACCCGCCGGTCGACCTCACCGACGAGTCCTACCCGCTGCGCCTCACGACCGGGCGGCGACTGGACTCGTACAACACAGGTGTCCAGAGCGGAAGTTACGCCTCCCCGTTGCGCCGGGGCGAGTACATCGAGCTCTGCCCCGAGGACGCGGAGTCGTACGGCGTCTCCGTGGGTGAGGAGGTGCGGGTGTCCTCCCGGCGCGGCAGTGTCACCGCGCCCGTCTGGATCGATCCGGGGCTGCGGCCTGGCCTGGCCTTCATGACGATGCACTTCCCGGACGAGGTCGACACCAACCAGCTGACCATCGAGGCGAACTGCCCGATCGCCGGTACCGCCGAGTTCAAGGCCTCCGCCGTACGGATAGAGAAGCTGGTGCCCGCATGGACCTGAGATTCACCGACGCCGCACCCGACGCGGCCGAACGGGCCGCCGTGGACGACCTGCTGGGTCCACCGCCGTCCGGCTGGGAGGGCGGAACCGGACGCAGCGACGCGGACCTGCGCTGGGCGAGGGGTGGCGCCTCGGCTGCCAAGGACCGCCGCGACCAGTTGCTCCCCGCCCTGCACGCGGTCAACGACCGGGTGGGCTGGATCAGTGAGGGCGCGCTCAACTACATCTGCCGCCGGCTCACGGTGGCCCCGGCCGAGGCGTACGGCGTCGCGACGTTCTACGCGATGTTCTCCGTGCGGCCCCGCCCCGCGAAGGTGCTGCACGTCTGCACGGACCTGGCCTGCGCCGCCCGGGGTTCGGCAGCCCTGCGCGCCGAGCTGACGGACCGCATGGGATCGCCGGGCTCCCCGGCCGACGGCACGGTCTGGCAGGAGAGCCCCTGCCTGGGCCTGTGCGAACGCGCCCCGGCCGCACTGCTGCTACGGGCCGGCCAGGACCCGGCGCGGGACGGCCAGGACCCGGCGCCGGCCGGAGCGGACGGCTCCCGTCGCGCCGCGGTCGTCGCCCCCGCCACCGCGGCCGCCCTCGTCACCGCCGCCCGCGCCCCGGAGAAAGCCCCCCAGGAGCCTCCCGCCACCGCAGCCGTCCCCCAGGCCGGCGATCCCGCCCTCGTCCTCCTCAGGCGCATCGGCGTCGTGGACCCCGCCTCCCTGGACGACTACCGCGCACGCGGCGGCTACGCGGCCCTGCGCCGCGCCTTCGCGCTGGGCCCGTCGGGCGTCGTCCGCGAGGTCCTGGACGCCGGCCTGGTCGGCCGGGGCGGCGCCGCCTTCCCCACCGGACGCAAGTGGCAGGCCACGGCCCAGCAGGCCGACGGCCCCCACTACCTGGTCTGCAACGCCGACGAGAGCGAACCGGGCACCTTCAAGGACCGGGTGCTGATGGAGGGCGACCCGTACGCCCTGGTCGAGGCCATGACGATCGCCGGGTTCGCGATCGGCGCCCACCACGGGTACGTCTATCTGCGCGGCGAGTATCCCCGCGCGTACGAGTGTCTGAGTCACGCCGTGGCGAGCGCCCGCACCCGGGGGCTGCTGGGTCCCGATGTCCTCGGGCAGGGGTACGCCTTCGACATCGAGATCCGGCGCGGCGCGGGTGCGTACATCTGCGGCGAGGAGACCGCGATCTTCAACTCGATCGAAGGGCAGCGCGGCGAGCCGCGCTCCAAGCCGCCCTTCCCGGTGGAGAAGGGCCTCTTCGGGAAGCCGACCGCGGTGAACAACGTGGAGACCCTCGTCAACGTGCTGCCGATCCTCGAGCACGGAGCCGCCGCGTACGCCGCGACCGGCACGGGGACGTCCACCGGCACCAAACTGTTCTGCGTCTCCGGGCAGGTGGACCGCCCCGGCGTCTACGAACTGCCGTTCGGCGCGAGCCTGCGGGAGCTCCTCGTCCTCGCCGGGCCTCCTGAACGCCTGCGGGCGGTCCTCCTGGGCGGCGCCGCGGGCGGCTTCGTACGCCCTGACGAACTGGACGTCCCGCTCACCTTCGAGGGCACCCGCGCGGCCGGGACGACGCTGGGGTCCGGGGTGGTCCTGGTCCTGGACGAGTCGGTGGAACTCCCCCGTGTCCTGCTGCGCATCGCGGAGTTCTTCCGCGACGAGTCGTGCGGCCAGTGCGTGCCCTGCCGGGTGGGGACGGTCCGCCAGGAGGAGGCGCTCCACCGGATCGTGGACCGCACGGGCGCCGGGGCCGCCGACGACATCGCGCTGATGAGAGAGGTGGGGCAGGCCATGCGGGACGCCTCGATCTGCGGTCTGGGACAGACCGCCTGGAACGCCGTGGAGTCCGCCATCGACCGTCTGGGGGTCTACAAGTGACCGCTGTGCCGCTGCAGCCGCCGCGCCGCCTCGTCCCTTTCACGCTCGACGGCACGGAGACCCGGGTCCCGGAGGGCTCGACGATCCTGGACGCCTGCCGGTCGGCGGGCACGGACATCCCGACGCTGTGCCAGGGCGACACGCTCACCCCGAAGAACGCCTGCCGGGTGTGCGTGGTCGAGGTGGAAGGCGCCCGCACGCTCGCCCCGGCCTGCTCCCGGCGCGCCGAGGAGGGTATGACGGTGCTGACGGACACCGAACGGGTCCGGCACAGCCGGAAGGTGGTCCTGGAGCTGCTGGCCTCCTCCACGGATCTGTCGACGACCCCGCGGGCCGCCGAGTGGATCAAGGAGTACGAGGCGAAGCCCGGCCGCTTCGGTGCGGACGCCGCCCGGGTCGACGAGCAGCCGAAGATCGACAACGACCTCTACGTCCGTGACTACGACAAGTGCATCCTCTGCTACAAGTGCGTCGACGCCTGCGGTGAGCAGTGGCAGAACACGTTCGCCATCGCCGTCGCGGGGCGCGGTTTCGACGCGCGCGTCTCCACCGAGCACGACGCCCCGCTCACCGACTCGGCCTGTGTCTTCTGCGGCAACTGCATCGAGGTGTGCCCCACGGGTGCTCTGTCGTTCAGCACGGAGTTCGGCATGCGTGCCGCCGGGACGTGGGACGAGCCGGCCCAGACGCGCACGACGACCGTCTGCGCCTACTGCGGCGTCGGCTGCAACGTCACACTGCACGTGCAGGAGAACGAGATCGTCAAGGTCACCTCGCCCCACGACAACCCGGTGACCCATGGCAACCTCTGTATCAAGGGCCGCTTCGGCTTCCAACACGTACAGAATCGGGATTGACGGCTATGGGACGGGTCACCGAGCGCCGCCGCACCATCCGCATCCGGGACGGGGCGGTCACCACCCGCCCCGACACGCTCGTCGCCGAGGAGCCCCTGGAGATCCGGCTGAACGGCAGGCCGCTCGCCATCACGATGCGCACCCCCGGCGACGACTTCGCGCTCGCGGCCGGTTTCCTGGTGAGCGAGGGCGTGATCGGTGCGGGCTCCGAGGTGCAGTCGATCGTGTACTGCGCCGGGGCGACGGCCGATGGAGTGAACACGTACAACGTCGTGGACGTGCGGCTCGCGCCCGGCGTCGTGGTCCCCGACATCACCCTCGAACGCAACGTCTACACCACGTCCTCCTGCGGGCTGTGCGGCAAGGCCAGCCTCGACGCCGTCCGCACCACGACCCGCCATCCCGTCGCCGACACTCCCCCGGTCCGGGTGACGCCCGCGCTGCTCGCCACCCTCCCCGACCGGCTGCGCGAGGCACAGCGGGTGTTCGACCGGACCGGGGGCCTGCACGCCGCGGCGCTCTTCTCGGAGGAGGGCGAGCTCCTCGACGTCCGGGAGGACGTCGGTCGCCACAACGCGGTCGACAAACTGGTGGGGCGGGCCCTGACGGACGACCGGCTGCCACTCTCCCGGGCGATCCTGCTCGTGTCGGGGCGCGCCTCCTTCGAACTGGCGCAGAAGGCGGTGATGGCCGGGATCCCGATGCTCGCCGCGGTCTCCGCTCCGTCGTCGCTGGCCGTGGACCTCGCGGCCGAGAGCGGACTGACCCTCGTCGGCTTCCTGCGGGGCCCGTCCATGAACGTGTACGCGGGTGACCACCGCATCGCCCTGGAGGCGACGGTGGGCGGGCGCTGAGGCGCCCACCCGCTGCACGGGTCAGCGGACCGGCCGGCGGGGAGCGCCCCCTGCGCCGGCCGGCCCCTACCCCGGTGGGCTCGGCCCACCGCGGCGCGCTCAGCCCACCGCGACGGGCGCGGGCGACACCGGCTCCTGCCCGGGCAGCGGGTCGCGCGAGCGACGCTTGGCGATCACCGCGCAGACCATCAGCTGCATCTGGTGGAAGAGCATGAGGGGCAGCACCGCCAGGCTCGCGTGGGCGCCGAACAGGACGCTCGCCATCGGCAGCCCCGCGGCCAGGCTCTTCTTCGATCCGGCGAACTGGATCGCGATCCTGTCCCCCCGCCCGAAGCCGAGCCGCTTCGCCCCGTACCAGCTCAGCGCCAGCATGAGGGCGAGCAGCGCCGCCTCGGCGGCGACGAGCGCACCGAGCCGGAGCGGGGTGACCTGGTGCCACACGCCGGTGACCATGCCTTCGCTGAACGCCGTGTAGACCACGAGCAGGATCGATCCCCGGTCGGCGTAACCCAGTGCCTCGCGGTGCCTGGCGATGAAGCCGCCGACCCAGCGGCGCAGGAGCTGCCCCGCCAGGAAAGGCACCAGGAGCTGCAGGACGATCTTCATCAGGGAGTCCGCCGAGAAGCCTCCCGCGCCGCCGCCGAGCAGGAGCGCGGCGAGGAGCGGGGTGAGCAGGATGCCGGCGAGGCTGGAGAAGGATCCCGCGCAGATCGCCGCCGGCACGTTGCCGCGGGCGATGGAGGTGAAGGCGATCGAGGACTGGATCGTCGACGGGACCAGGCACAGGAAGAGGAAGCCGTCCTGGAGCTGCGGGGTCAGCACGTACGGGACGAGCCCGTGGCTCGCGAGCCCCAGCAGCGGGAACACCACGAAGGTGCAGGCCAGGACGGTGACATGGAGCCGCCAGTGCTTCAGCCCGTCCAGTGCCTCGGTGGTGGACAGGCGCGCCCCGTACAGGAAGAAGAGGAGGGCGACCGCCCCGGTGGACGCGCCGCCTGCCACATCGGCGCCGGCGCCCGACGCGGGCAGCAGGGCCGCGAGCACCACCGTGCCGATCAGCGCCAGGATGTACGGGTCCACCGGCAGCCAGGACGGCGGCTTCGGTGTTCGGCGGATACGGCGGCTGGTGCGGCAGCTCATGTGCTCCGTGCTCTCTCGGCGGGGTCGTGTCCTCCCCATCGTGCTCCGCTCCGGGGCGATCGGGAATCCGGTACACCGCTCTGACTGCCATCACGGATCGCGATAACCTGTGCCATGTGTACGACCCCGTCCAGCTCCGGACCTTCCTGGCAGTCGCCCAGACGCTGAGCTTCACCCAGGCCGCGCGCCGGCTCGGCGTCCGGCAGTCGACGGTCAGCCAGCACGTGCGTCGCCTGGAGGCGGAGGCGGGCCGCCAGCTGTTCAGCCGGGACACGCACCGGGTCGACCTCACCGAGGACGGCGAGGCCATGCTCGGGTTCGCCCGCACGATCCTGCAGGCCAACGAGCGGGCGGCGGCGTTCTTCGCCGGGACGCGGCTGCGCGGGCGGCTGCGCTTCGGGGCGTCCGAGGACTTCGTCCTGACCCGGCTGCCGGAGATCCTGGAGTCCTTCCGGCGCGAGCATCCCGAGGTCGATCTCGAACTGACCGTGGAGCTGTCCGGGACGCTGCACCGGCAGCTGGCGGCGGGCCGGCTGGATCTGGTGCTGGCCAAGCGGCGGACCGGGGACACCCATGGCGAGCTGGTGTGGCGGGACACGCTGGCCTGGATCGGTGCCCCGAACCTGCGGATCGATCCGGAGCGCCCGCTGCCGCTCATCGCCTTCCCGCCGCCGGGCATCACGCGGGCGCGGGCCCTGGAGGTGCTGGAGGAACACGGCAGGTCCTGGCGGTTCGCCTGTACGAGTACGAGTCTGAGCGGTCTCGTCGCGGCGGCCCGTGCCGGCCTGGGCGTGATGGCGCACACCCGTGGGCTGATCCCGCCGGGCCTGGCCCCGGTACCCCCCAGGGCGGGGCTGCCCGACCTCGGTGACGTGGACTTCGTGCTGCTGCACGGGCGGAGCAGGGACGCCGCCCAGGAGGCGGCCGGCGCGCTGGCCGCGGCCGTCCTCGCGGGAGCGGACCGGCTGCACCGCGGGCCGGTCGTGCCCGCGCACCCGGGGGGCGCGTAGCGGCCCGGTGCACGACGGCGGATGCGGCGGGTCGTGAGCGCGGGGTACAGATTCGGTGGAGATTCCCGCGCCCGCTACTTACCCCGTGGTCAGAAGTGCGCCCGGGCCTTGCCCATCTGGCCTGATTTTCTGTGGCCGGCCTGTGCGGATGTGATGGTTTCCGGATACTTCGGACTCTCCCGCTACCGCTCCGTGTGGGGTAGCGTCGCGGCGCCGTGCGGAGCGCCACAAGGAGCAGGTCATTGCGCGAGTTCACTGTCCCACCCATGGCCGCTGCCCCTCAAGTCGGCGGTCTTGCCGACACCGTCTTCGACCACGCCGAGACCGATCCGCACCGGGTCGCCCTCGGCCGCAAGGACGCGGAGGGACGGTGGCACGACGTCTCCGCGGCCACCTTCCGCGACGAGGTCATGTCCCTCGCCAAGGGGCTTATCGCGCACGGGGTCCGGTTCGGCGACCGGGTCGCCCTGATGTCCCGTACGCGCTACGAGTGGACGCTCTTCGACTTCGCGCTCTGGGCGGTGGGTGCCCAGTCGGTGCCCGTCTACCCGACGTCGTCGGCCGAGCAGGTCCTGTGGATGCTGCATGACGCCGAGGTCGCGGCCGTCATGGTGGAGCACGAGGACCACGCGATGACGATCGGCTCGGTGATCGACCGGCTGCCGCACCTGAAGCGGCTCTGGCAGCTGGACGCGGAGGCGGTGACCGAGCTCGTCCAGGCCGGGGTCCAGATCGACGACGAGGTGGTGCACCGGCACAGACGCGCCGTGACGCCCGAGTCGGTGGCGACCGTCATCTACACCTCGGGCACCACCGGCCGCCCCAAGGGTTGTGTGATCACGCACGCCAACTTCATGTTCGAGGCCGACACCATGGTCGGCCGCTGGCACCCGGTGTTCCACTCCAAGCCGGGTGAGGAGGCCGCCACGCTCCTCTTCCTGCCCCTGGCCCACGTCTTCGGGCGCATGGTGGAGATCGCGGCGCTGCGGGGCCGGGTGAAGCTGGGCCACCAGCCCGAGCTGTCGGCGAAGGCACTGATGCCCGACCTGGTGGCGTTCCGGCCCACGTTCATCCTGGCGGTGCCGTACATCTTCGAGAAGGTCTTCAACGGCGCACGGCGCAAGGCGGAGTCGGAGGGGCGGGCCGGGCCGTTCGACAAGGCCGTCGACATCGCGGTGAAGTACGCGGAGGCGATGGAGGAACGGGCCTTCGGGACGGGCCCAGGACCGTCGGCCGGGCTGCGGATGCAGCACCAGTTCTTCGACAAGGTCGTCTACAAGAAGGTCCGCGACGCGATGGGCGGACGGGTCAGGCACGCGATGTCGGGCGGATCCGGCATGGAGCGGCGGCTGGGTCTGTTCTTCGCGGGGGCGGGCGTCACGGTCTACGAGGGCTACGGCCTCACCGAGTCGACCGCCGCGGCGACGGCCAATCCGCCCGAGCGCACCCGCTACGGCACCGTCGGCCAGCCGATCCCGGGCTCCACCGTGCACATCGCGCAGGACGGGGAAATCTGGGTCCACGGCGCCAACGTGTTCTCCGGTTACCTGGGCGACCCCGAGGCCACCGCCGCGGTGCTGCAGGACGGCTGGCTGGCCACCGGCGATCTCGGCGCGCTCGACGAGGACGGTTATCTGACCATCACCGGGCGCAAGAAGGAGATTCTGGTGACGTCCGGCGGCAAGAGCGTGTCGCCTGCCGGACTGGAGGAGCGGGTGCGTGCGCACCCGCTGGTGGCGCAGTGCATCGTGGTGGGCAACGACCGGCCCTACATCTCCGCGCTCGTGACCGTCGACCAGGAGTCGGTGGACCACTGGCTCGCCATGCAGGGCAGGGCGCCGATGCGGGCCGCCGACCTGGTGCGCGACCCCGATCTGGAGATGGAGGTCCGCCGGGCTGTGGTGGCCGCCAACACCGCCGTGTCACAGGCCGAGTCCATCCGGACGTTCCGGATCCTGGCGCACCAGTTCACCGAGGAGCACGGCATGCTCACGCCCTCGCTGAAGCTGAAGCGGAAGGCGATCGAGACGGCGTACGCGGCCGAGGTCGACGCACTCTACCGCTGAGTCCGGACCGTCCCTGACGCTACATCAGCCGTTTTCGCCGCGCGCGTTCATCCCTTCCCCGCAGGTGGGAATGCCTGGGCTTCGTCGATCGTTCCCCTGGGGAGTACCAACCGACGACGTAAGGATCGACCGCTCGTGAGCCAGGTCCCCTCCATCACCCTGAACAACGGCCTCGAGATGCCGCAGCTCGGCTTCGGTGTCTGGCAGGTGCCGGACGACGAGGCCACGACGGCCGTGGCCACGGCCATCGAGTCCGGGTACCGGAGTATCGACACCGCCGCGATCTACGGGAACGAGGTGGGCACCGGCAAGGGCGTCGCCGCCTCCGGTGTACCGCGCGAGGAACTCTTCATCACCACGAAGCTGTGGAACGCCGACCAGGGCTTCGACTCCACGCTGCGCGCCTTCGACGCCTCGCTGGACAAGCTGGGTCTGGAGTACGTCGACCTCTACCTCATCCACTGGCCGCTGCCGGTCAAGGACGCGTACGTCGACACGTACAAGGCCCTGGAGAAGATCCACGCCGACGGCCGCGCGAAGTCCATCGGTGTGTCGAACTTCCTGCCGTCCCACCTGGAGCGGCTGATGGGCGAGACCTCCGTCGTGCCCGCGGTCAACCAGATCGAGCTGCACCCGCAGTTCCAGCAGGCGGAGTTGCGCGCCTTCCACGCCCGGCACGGCATCGTCACCGAGGCCTGGTCGCCGCTGGGGCAGGGCAAGGGCCTCGGGGTGCCGACCGTCGCCGCGATCGCGCACAAGCACGGCCGGACCCCGGCCCAGGTGGTGCTGCGCTGGCACCTGCAGACCGGCCACGTCGCGATCCCGAAGTCCGTGACCCCGTCGCGGATCGTGGAGAACCTGGACGTGTTCGGTTTCGAGCTGGACGCCGACGACCTGGCCGCGTTCGCGGCCCTCGACGACAACCTGCGCATCGGCGCGGACCCGGCCGTGTTCGACGCCGGCGCCTGACGCGCACGACACGGAGCCCTCGCCGCGGATACGGTGAGGGCTCCTCCGTCATCACCTACGCCGAAGGAACCGGACCATGAGCGGGGACACCGCGCCCGTCGTCGAGGCGGGTCCGCACCGTCTGCGCAATGTGGGCAGCGGGCTGCTGCTCGAGGTCGCCGACGGCTCCATGGCCGGCGGAGCCGACGTCCGGCAGGGCAAGGACAGCGGCGCCGCCTCCCAGCACTGGCACCTCAGCCCTGTCCATGAGGGCGCCGCACTGTTCCACCTGGTCAACGCGCACAGCGGAAAGCGGCTGGACGTCGCGGGCGCCTCCACGGAGAACGGCGCGAACGTCCAGCAGTGGAGGGCCAACAACTTCGGCGCCCAGGAATGGCTCATCGAGCGGCATCCGGAATCACCGGGCACGGTGACGCTGGTCAGCTTCGTCAGCGGCCTCCTCCTGGAGGTCGCCGACGGGGCCAACGAGGACGGTGCCGACGTGCGGCAGTGGGAGGACACCGACTCCCCCGGCCAGTGGTGGCGGCTGGAGGCCGTGCCCGCCTGAGCCCGGACCGTCAGGACCGGGCCCGCCTGGCGACGTGCACGGTCCGCACGGACAGGGTGAACACGTCCTGGCGCCGGCGCAGGCCGGCGGGGTCGGCGGGGTCGAGCAGCCGGTCGAGCGTCGCGACGTCCTCGTCCGTGAGCAGGTCGGTGAGCACCTCACGCCTACGCGTGAAGTCCGCCACCGCCCGGTCGAGGGCCACCCCGCCCAGCGG from Streptomyces sp. B1I3 includes:
- a CDS encoding molybdopterin oxidoreductase family protein, producing the protein MNSDRTGGPNRKGRRPKTYERLTHPLVRGSDGVLRRASWEEALDRAAAGFRRTRDAYGPDAFAMLSCARATNEMNYVAQKFTRVVMGTNNVDSCNRTCHAPSVAGLSAAFGSGGGTSSYEEVEHTDLIVMWGSNARLAHPIFFQHVLKGIRNGARMHAVDPRRTSTAEWAESWLGLDVGTDIPLAHAIGREIIHAGLVNQAFVRRATTGYEEYAALVEPWTLTATEKVTGVPARAIRELAHAYATAERAQLCWTLGITEHHNGIDNVRALINLSLLTGHVGRYGSGVQPLRGQNNVQGGGDMGAIPNKLPGFQDILDTPSRQKFERSWDAVIQPRYGKTLTEMFEAMETGELRAVYCIGENPAQSEADSDQAIRRLTSLDHLVVQDIFLTRTAGLADVVLPATAAWAETDGTTTNSERRVQRVRAALVPPGEAREDIDIICAMAGRLGHAWKFEGAEAVWNELRSLSPDHFGMTYERLAEHQGLQWPCPDTEELPSSFLHARLWETDPVRRGPAAPFGLVRHDPPVDLTDESYPLRLTTGRRLDSYNTGVQSGSYASPLRRGEYIELCPEDAESYGVSVGEEVRVSSRRGSVTAPVWIDPGLRPGLAFMTMHFPDEVDTNQLTIEANCPIAGTAEFKASAVRIEKLVPAWT
- a CDS encoding NAD(P)H-dependent oxidoreductase subunit E, which gives rise to MDLRFTDAAPDAAERAAVDDLLGPPPSGWEGGTGRSDADLRWARGGASAAKDRRDQLLPALHAVNDRVGWISEGALNYICRRLTVAPAEAYGVATFYAMFSVRPRPAKVLHVCTDLACAARGSAALRAELTDRMGSPGSPADGTVWQESPCLGLCERAPAALLLRAGQDPARDGQDPAPAGADGSRRAAVVAPATAAALVTAARAPEKAPQEPPATAAVPQAGDPALVLLRRIGVVDPASLDDYRARGGYAALRRAFALGPSGVVREVLDAGLVGRGGAAFPTGRKWQATAQQADGPHYLVCNADESEPGTFKDRVLMEGDPYALVEAMTIAGFAIGAHHGYVYLRGEYPRAYECLSHAVASARTRGLLGPDVLGQGYAFDIEIRRGAGAYICGEETAIFNSIEGQRGEPRSKPPFPVEKGLFGKPTAVNNVETLVNVLPILEHGAAAYAATGTGTSTGTKLFCVSGQVDRPGVYELPFGASLRELLVLAGPPERLRAVLLGGAAGGFVRPDELDVPLTFEGTRAAGTTLGSGVVLVLDESVELPRVLLRIAEFFRDESCGQCVPCRVGTVRQEEALHRIVDRTGAGAADDIALMREVGQAMRDASICGLGQTAWNAVESAIDRLGVYK
- a CDS encoding beta-ketoacyl-ACP synthase III yields the protein MTGSRVVALGHYQPAKVLTNHDLAAMVDTSDEWITSRVGIRTRHLGGPDEPVDELAAHAAAKALATAGLQPADIDLVLVATSTAIDRSPSMSARVAARLGMGSPAVMDINVVCSGFTHALATADHAIRAGAASRALVIGADKMGDIVDWTDRSTCVLMGDGAGAAVVTADPDAGGRPGIGPVLWGSVPGMGNAVRIEGTPPRFAQEGQSVYRWATTQLPPIARTVCERAGVTPEELAAVVLHQANLRIIEPVARRIGAVNAVIARDVVDSGNTSAASIPMALSKLVERGEVESGAPALLFGFGGNLSYAGQVIRIP
- a CDS encoding 2-dehydropantoate 2-reductase, translated to MKVAVVGAGAIGAYVGAALHRAGAEVHLIARGPHLAAMRRDGVRVLSPRGDFTARPAATDDPSDVGPVDYVFLGLKANSYARSGPLVHPLMHERTAVVAAQNGIPWWYFHGLPGPYTGRRLDSVDPAGSVSATLPPERAIGCVVYAATEIEAPGVVRHLEGTRFSIGEPDRSVSTRCLDFSEAMVAGGLKCPVEPDLRDDIWIKLLGNISFNPISALARATMGQICRHPDTRALVESMMRETLTVAAAVGCHPQISVERRIAGAERVGDHKTSTLQDLEKGKPLELDVLLAAVVELATLAETPVPTLRAVHALADLLATTSSSAPAGSAP